The proteins below are encoded in one region of Streptomyces cyanogenus:
- a CDS encoding Rv1733c family protein → MRIRVRGWRWRRNPLRRRSDVVEAWTVLVVAVLLFVVAPLVGVAAGLHAHDRAAALAAAQRAERHQVRAVVIGEAPERLSAMQSDRRHPYRTQVRWTEPGKGVRTAWARVPAGTRTGEPVSVWFDSRGRSVAPPPDDVAVWQHAVTVGLGAAGGMATVLLLGHAVERRIALRHRLAEWEREWARTGPRWTQPHM, encoded by the coding sequence ATGCGTATCCGGGTGCGTGGCTGGCGCTGGCGGCGCAATCCGCTGCGACGCCGGTCGGACGTCGTGGAGGCGTGGACGGTGCTGGTGGTCGCCGTCCTGCTGTTCGTGGTCGCGCCGCTGGTCGGGGTGGCCGCCGGCCTCCATGCACACGACCGGGCCGCCGCGCTCGCCGCGGCGCAGCGGGCCGAGCGCCATCAGGTGCGGGCCGTGGTGATCGGCGAGGCGCCCGAGCGGCTGTCCGCCATGCAGAGCGACCGCCGGCACCCGTACCGCACCCAGGTCCGCTGGACCGAGCCGGGCAAGGGGGTGCGGACGGCGTGGGCCCGGGTGCCGGCGGGGACCCGCACCGGCGAACCGGTCTCGGTGTGGTTCGACTCCCGGGGCCGCAGTGTCGCCCCGCCGCCGGACGACGTGGCGGTCTGGCAGCACGCGGTCACCGTGGGGCTGGGCGCGGCCGGCGGCATGGCGACCGTGCTGCTCCTCGGCCACGCGGTGGAACGCCGGATCGCGCTGCGGCACCGGCTGGCCGAGTGGGAGCGGGAGTGGGCCCGGACGGGGCCGCGCTGGACCCAGCCGCACATGTGA
- a CDS encoding HdeD family acid-resistance protein: MLLGTAWRHRQERRPAAACAAAGALGVVAGLVTALWPGLAALVLVVMAGAWAIVTGCLELWVATRMRYELRHAWWWRATAVASVVAGVLLWLRPNAGAVAIASVLGLYALIAGGLWLTAAWREYRTRAGRGSRSWTGPTSGARVAHGRCLLYSRARRTAGPRGARGAEKS, translated from the coding sequence ATGCTCCTGGGCACGGCGTGGCGGCACCGGCAAGAGCGCCGCCCTGCCGCGGCCTGCGCGGCGGCCGGCGCGCTGGGCGTGGTGGCCGGACTGGTCACGGCCCTGTGGCCCGGGTTGGCAGCCCTGGTGCTGGTGGTCATGGCGGGGGCCTGGGCCATCGTGACGGGCTGCCTGGAGCTGTGGGTCGCCACGCGGATGCGGTACGAGCTGCGGCACGCGTGGTGGTGGCGAGCCACCGCCGTGGCGTCGGTGGTGGCGGGTGTGCTGTTGTGGCTGCGCCCGAATGCCGGTGCGGTGGCCATCGCTAGCGTTCTGGGTTTGTACGCGCTGATCGCGGGCGGCCTGTGGCTGACTGCCGCCTGGCGGGAGTACCGCACCCGCGCCGGCCGCGGTTCGCGGTCGTGGACGGGGCCGACGTCCGGTGCCCGCGTGGCCCACGGACGCTGCCTCCTGTACTCCAGGGCGCGGCGCACCGCAGGCCCGCGGGGAGCGCGGGGCGCCGAAAAAAGTTGA
- a CDS encoding class I SAM-dependent methyltransferase, with protein sequence MFGPQGPTLRELAVQALSSVEHGYDLLAPKFDHTPFRTPDGVLDAVAEALAPLGPFTDGLDLCCGTGAGTRVLTGLCRRSVTGVDFSAGMLDVARQRVRPADGPGIAWVRGDARALPFTAAFDLVVSFGAFGHFLPRELPGLFAQVGSVLRPGGRFAFPVFAPPRPAHPGFWLLLGFDTVMRARNALWRPPFVMYYRAFRLGTVLRELERAGLTVELGVLPGFGRRADGSPRARLVVARRPGERPARLQPAAGRVNS encoded by the coding sequence ATGTTCGGTCCCCAAGGCCCCACGCTCCGGGAACTCGCCGTGCAGGCGCTGTCGTCCGTCGAGCACGGCTACGACCTGCTCGCGCCGAAGTTCGACCACACCCCCTTCCGGACCCCGGACGGGGTGCTGGACGCGGTGGCGGAGGCGCTGGCGCCGCTCGGCCCGTTCACGGACGGGCTCGACCTGTGCTGCGGCACCGGCGCCGGGACACGCGTGCTGACCGGACTGTGCCGGCGCAGCGTCACCGGGGTCGACTTCAGCGCCGGCATGCTCGACGTCGCCCGGCAGCGGGTGCGGCCCGCGGACGGGCCCGGCATCGCCTGGGTGCGTGGCGACGCCCGGGCCCTGCCGTTCACGGCCGCGTTCGATCTCGTCGTCTCCTTCGGGGCGTTCGGTCACTTCCTGCCGCGGGAGCTGCCGGGGCTGTTCGCCCAGGTCGGCTCGGTGCTGCGGCCCGGAGGCCGGTTCGCCTTCCCGGTGTTCGCGCCGCCCCGCCCGGCCCACCCCGGCTTCTGGCTGCTGCTCGGCTTCGACACGGTGATGCGGGCGCGCAACGCGCTGTGGCGACCGCCGTTCGTCATGTACTACCGGGCCTTCCGGCTCGGCACCGTGCTGCGGGAGCTGGAGCGCGCGGGCCTGACGGTCGAGCTGGGCGTCCTGCCCGGGTTCGGCCGACGTGCCGACGGCAGCCCGCGCGCCCGGCTGGTGGTGGCCCGTCGGCCCGGGGAACGGCCCGCCCGGCTTCAACCCGCCGCAGGCAGAGTGAACTCGTAG
- a CDS encoding Hsp20/alpha crystallin family protein, which yields MLARTGVLGDLDRLTHQLTKADASAGTVIPADAWRDDAALYVQFDLPGMDRSSIELTTEHHTLTLTAERPSPIPADARPVLTERPTGRFTRRLVLSDALDTAAAEAAYDNGVLTLRIPLAAHAKPRKIAISGGAPKQLTS from the coding sequence ATGCTTGCGCGTACCGGCGTTCTGGGTGATCTCGACCGGCTCACGCACCAGCTCACGAAGGCCGACGCCTCAGCGGGCACCGTCATCCCGGCAGATGCCTGGCGCGACGACGCAGCGCTCTACGTGCAGTTCGACCTGCCTGGTATGGACCGCTCCAGCATCGAGCTGACCACAGAGCATCACACACTGACCCTGACCGCCGAGCGGCCCTCCCCGATCCCGGCCGACGCCCGTCCCGTACTCACCGAGCGGCCCACCGGCCGGTTCACCCGCCGCCTGGTCCTGTCCGACGCTCTGGACACGGCTGCCGCCGAGGCGGCCTACGACAACGGCGTCCTCACCCTGCGCATCCCGCTGGCGGCACACGCCAAGCCCCGAAAGATCGCCATATCCGGCGGCGCACCCAAGCAGCTGACCTCCTGA
- a CDS encoding serine hydrolase domain-containing protein: protein MSAQETPQTPQTHTGIHGHCDPRFAAVREAFEENVRKRGELGAAVAVTVAGETVVDLWGGWADAARTRPWERDTVVNVWSTTKGPVALCAHILADRGLLDLDAPVAAYWPEFAAAGKDKVLVRHLLSHRAGLSGLREPHTLEDLYDWELTTARLAAMAPWWEPGTRSGYHALTYGFLVGEVVRRVSGLRPGAFLEREVTGPLGIDFTIGLPARQAGRAAEMVHPSAAAAGEQAAVFGQLAPPALAALTNPVVGAAEANSAGWRAAEIPAANGHGTARAVAALYGVFAGHGSHGGRRILSPQAAERVREGQGSCRDLVIGAGFEGETEIGLGLWLSGSRGSYGPNPRAFGHDGFGGSCGLADPEAEVSLGYVMNRMGPHIADDPRKTALVDALYRAL from the coding sequence ATGTCCGCGCAGGAGACACCGCAGACACCGCAGACGCACACAGGGATCCACGGTCACTGCGATCCGCGGTTCGCCGCGGTACGGGAGGCGTTCGAGGAGAACGTCCGCAAGCGAGGCGAACTCGGCGCCGCGGTGGCGGTCACCGTCGCCGGGGAGACGGTGGTGGACCTCTGGGGCGGCTGGGCCGACGCGGCGCGCACCCGTCCCTGGGAGCGCGACACGGTGGTGAACGTGTGGTCGACCACCAAAGGACCCGTGGCCCTGTGCGCGCACATCCTCGCCGACCGGGGTCTGCTCGACCTCGACGCGCCGGTGGCCGCGTACTGGCCGGAGTTCGCCGCCGCGGGCAAGGACAAGGTGCTCGTACGGCACCTGCTGTCGCACCGCGCCGGCCTGTCCGGGCTGCGGGAGCCGCACACCCTGGAGGACCTGTACGACTGGGAGCTGACCACCGCGCGGCTCGCGGCCATGGCGCCCTGGTGGGAGCCGGGCACCCGGTCCGGGTACCACGCGCTGACGTACGGCTTCCTGGTCGGGGAGGTCGTGCGACGGGTCTCGGGGCTGCGGCCGGGGGCCTTCCTGGAGCGCGAGGTGACCGGGCCGCTCGGGATCGACTTCACGATCGGGCTGCCGGCGCGGCAGGCGGGCCGGGCGGCCGAGATGGTGCATCCGTCGGCCGCGGCGGCCGGTGAACAGGCGGCGGTCTTCGGCCAGTTGGCGCCCCCCGCGCTGGCCGCCCTGACCAACCCCGTCGTCGGCGCGGCGGAGGCGAACAGCGCCGGCTGGCGGGCCGCGGAGATACCGGCGGCCAACGGACACGGCACCGCCCGGGCGGTCGCGGCGCTGTACGGCGTCTTCGCCGGGCACGGCTCGCACGGCGGCCGGCGGATCCTGTCCCCCCAGGCCGCGGAGCGGGTGCGCGAGGGCCAGGGCAGTTGCCGCGACCTGGTGATCGGCGCGGGTTTCGAGGGCGAGACCGAGATCGGGCTCGGCCTGTGGCTGAGCGGGTCCCGGGGGTCGTACGGCCCGAATCCGCGAGCTTTCGGCCATGACGGATTCGGCGGTTCCTGTGGGCTCGCCGACCCGGAGGCCGAGGTGTCGCTGGGCTACGTCATGAACCGGATGGGCCCGCACATCGCCGACGATCCACGGAAGACCGCGCTGGTCGACGCCCTCTACCGAGCCCTGTGA
- a CDS encoding sulfite oxidase-like oxidoreductase: MNVTRGFSGRPRVHNPGLPPGQYDARDDWPVLSAEVTPDLAPADWSFRIDGLVERPHTWDWDAAHALPASAYAGDIHCVTGWSKFGVRFSGVSLDAFFDVVRPHGSATHAVARSHTGYTTNLPLADLTGGRAWIVWEYGGEPLPPEHGGPARLLVPHLYFWKSAKWIAGITLLDHDEPGFWERNGYHARGNPWEEQRYSGD, translated from the coding sequence ATGAACGTCACGCGAGGCTTCTCGGGCCGTCCGCGCGTCCACAATCCGGGGCTGCCGCCCGGGCAGTACGACGCGCGCGACGACTGGCCCGTCCTGTCCGCCGAGGTCACCCCCGACCTCGCCCCCGCCGACTGGTCCTTCCGCATCGACGGCCTGGTGGAGCGCCCGCACACCTGGGACTGGGACGCCGCACACGCACTGCCCGCGTCGGCGTACGCGGGTGACATCCACTGTGTGACGGGCTGGTCGAAGTTCGGCGTGCGGTTCAGCGGCGTCTCGCTGGACGCCTTCTTCGATGTGGTGCGGCCCCATGGGTCCGCCACCCATGCCGTCGCCCGCTCCCACACCGGCTACACCACGAACCTGCCGCTCGCCGACCTCACCGGCGGGCGGGCCTGGATCGTCTGGGAGTACGGCGGCGAGCCACTGCCGCCGGAGCACGGCGGCCCGGCGCGGCTGCTCGTGCCCCACCTCTACTTCTGGAAGAGCGCCAAGTGGATCGCGGGCATCACCCTCCTCGACCACGACGAGCCGGGTTTCTGGGAGCGCAACGGCTACCACGCGCGCGGCAACCCCTGGGAGGAGCAGCGGTACTCCGGTGACTGA
- a CDS encoding ferredoxin reductase encodes MTETTTPPTRFAVPGRIAVGHETAATWQTATLTGIRRETPRAATFRLAVPEWAGHLPGQHLMLRLTAPDGYVAQRHYSIASAPDDSGHIELTLDRVPDGEVSGWFHTVARPGDTVEVRGPLSGFFAWPGDRPALLLGAGSGVVPLMSMVRHHRARGLTVPLRMLVSARSPEELIYAAELGAETTPVFTRSAPPGVPVGRMTAAHVAPLLAEQPAHGWEAYVCGTNGFAEHASRLLVAAGQPVDRIRIERFG; translated from the coding sequence GTGACTGAGACGACGACTCCCCCGACCAGGTTCGCGGTGCCGGGGCGGATCGCCGTGGGCCACGAGACGGCGGCGACGTGGCAGACCGCCACCCTGACCGGGATCAGGCGCGAGACGCCGCGCGCGGCCACCTTCCGGCTGGCGGTGCCGGAGTGGGCGGGGCATCTGCCGGGCCAGCACCTGATGCTGCGGCTGACCGCCCCGGACGGCTATGTGGCGCAGCGCCACTATTCGATCGCGTCGGCGCCGGACGACTCCGGCCACATCGAGCTGACCCTGGACCGGGTGCCGGACGGCGAGGTCTCGGGCTGGTTCCACACCGTGGCCCGGCCGGGTGACACGGTCGAGGTGCGCGGCCCCCTCAGCGGCTTCTTCGCCTGGCCCGGTGACCGGCCCGCGCTGCTGCTCGGGGCCGGCTCCGGCGTCGTACCGCTGATGTCGATGGTCCGGCACCACCGGGCGCGCGGCCTCACCGTCCCGCTGCGGATGCTGGTGTCGGCGCGCAGCCCCGAGGAGCTGATCTACGCGGCGGAGCTGGGCGCGGAGACGACACCCGTCTTCACCCGCAGCGCTCCCCCCGGGGTGCCGGTGGGACGTATGACGGCCGCACATGTGGCGCCGCTCCTGGCCGAGCAACCGGCCCATGGGTGGGAGGCCTATGTGTGCGGAACCAACGGGTTTGCCGAACACGCTTCCCGCCTCTTGGTCGCGGCGGGCCAGCCGGTGGATCGGATCCGCATCGAGCGGTTCGGCTGA
- a CDS encoding MarR family winged helix-turn-helix transcriptional regulator, with protein MTIFARRARASAGRMHPELSLVSYTLLGHLEERGGCRATDLAAHYALDKSTVSRQVAALERTGLIERRLDPEDHRVQVLHLTEAGQEILAQVTRSRRAAFRERLAGWPEEDLVRFAAYLERYNAKPGGTEPGGTEPA; from the coding sequence ATGACCATCTTCGCCCGCCGGGCCCGCGCCTCGGCGGGCCGCATGCACCCCGAGCTGTCCCTGGTGTCGTACACCCTGCTCGGCCACCTGGAGGAGCGCGGCGGCTGCCGGGCGACGGACCTGGCGGCGCACTACGCCCTGGACAAGTCCACGGTGAGCCGCCAGGTGGCGGCGCTGGAGCGGACCGGGCTGATCGAGCGCCGCCTGGACCCGGAGGACCACCGGGTTCAGGTACTGCATCTGACGGAGGCCGGCCAGGAGATCCTGGCCCAGGTCACCCGCAGCCGCCGGGCCGCGTTCCGGGAGCGGCTCGCGGGCTGGCCGGAGGAGGACCTGGTGCGGTTCGCGGCCTACCTGGAGCGGTACAACGCGAAGCCGGGCGGGACAGAGCCGGGCGGGACGGAGCCGGCCTGA
- a CDS encoding acetylxylan esterase, with protein MALFDLPLDELRTYRSQSTEPEDFDAFWDKTLQQAREHQLDARFEPVETGLSTVEVYDVTFAGFGGHPVKGWLRLPAGATQPLPLIVEFIGYGGGRGLPHENLLWASTGRAHFAMDTRGQGSAWGGGGGTPDPVGAAPAYPGFMTRGVDAADNYYYRRVFTDAVRAVEAARSHPLTDAARTAVTGASQGGGIALAVGGLVPDLVAVAPDVPFLCDYPRAAVLTDRHPYREIGLFLKTHRGRSADVLRTLSYFDGVHFAARGRAPALFSAALEDQTCPPSTVFAAFNAWGHEDKGIEVYDFNDHEGGGPFQEAAQVRWLRSYA; from the coding sequence ATGGCCCTGTTCGATCTGCCTCTCGACGAACTCCGCACGTACCGCAGCCAGTCCACCGAACCGGAGGACTTCGACGCCTTCTGGGACAAGACGCTCCAGCAGGCTCGCGAGCACCAACTGGACGCGCGCTTCGAGCCGGTGGAGACCGGGCTGTCCACGGTCGAGGTGTACGACGTGACGTTCGCCGGATTCGGCGGGCACCCCGTCAAGGGCTGGCTGCGGCTGCCCGCCGGGGCCACGCAACCGCTGCCGCTGATCGTGGAGTTCATCGGCTACGGCGGCGGGCGCGGCCTGCCGCACGAGAACCTGCTGTGGGCCTCGACGGGCCGGGCCCACTTCGCGATGGACACCCGCGGCCAGGGCAGCGCCTGGGGCGGCGGGGGCGGCACACCGGACCCGGTGGGCGCGGCGCCCGCCTACCCCGGATTCATGACGCGGGGCGTCGACGCAGCCGACAACTACTACTACCGGCGGGTGTTCACGGACGCCGTACGCGCGGTCGAGGCCGCCCGCTCCCATCCGCTGACCGACGCGGCGCGGACCGCGGTGACCGGCGCCAGCCAGGGCGGCGGCATCGCCCTGGCCGTCGGCGGCCTGGTCCCCGACCTGGTGGCGGTCGCCCCGGACGTGCCGTTCCTGTGCGACTATCCGCGTGCGGCGGTCCTGACGGACCGTCATCCCTACCGGGAGATCGGCCTGTTCCTCAAGACCCACCGCGGACGCTCCGCGGACGTGCTGCGCACGCTGTCCTACTTCGACGGGGTGCACTTCGCGGCCCGGGGCCGGGCGCCGGCACTGTTCTCGGCCGCCTTGGAGGACCAGACCTGCCCGCCGTCGACCGTGTTCGCGGCGTTCAACGCGTGGGGACACGAGGACAAGGGGATCGAGGTGTACGACTTCAACGACCACGAGGGCGGCGGCCCCTTCCAGGAGGCGGCGCAGGTGCGCTGGCTGCGGTCGTACGCCTGA
- a CDS encoding GNAT family N-acetyltransferase has product MSVVSSPGGPGRTTAGLPHVLDDPALASLTGPHARFAERRGRVLRYPVDVSPWLALPEEPDAQDWADLAALAGPGGEVPLPGFRGAVPEGWEITFRVEGVQFVDDGLAAAPDPEAVRLGPADVPEMLDLVARTQPGPFLPRTVELGTYLGIRRDGALIAMAGERLHPPGWTEISAVCTDPAFRGEGLATRLVLAVAHGIRERGETPFLHTSAENGTAIRLYESLGFRLRRRTAFLAARVPQRLADGRAAAPVP; this is encoded by the coding sequence ATGAGCGTCGTGAGCAGCCCGGGCGGCCCCGGCCGGACCACCGCCGGCCTCCCGCACGTCCTCGACGACCCGGCCCTCGCCTCCCTGACCGGCCCGCACGCCCGCTTCGCCGAGCGGCGCGGCCGGGTGCTGCGCTACCCGGTCGACGTCTCGCCCTGGCTGGCGCTGCCCGAGGAACCCGACGCACAGGACTGGGCGGACCTCGCCGCGCTGGCCGGCCCCGGCGGCGAGGTCCCGCTCCCCGGGTTCCGCGGGGCGGTTCCGGAGGGCTGGGAGATCACCTTCCGGGTCGAGGGCGTGCAGTTCGTGGACGACGGCCTCGCCGCCGCACCGGACCCGGAGGCGGTCCGCCTCGGCCCGGCGGACGTCCCCGAGATGCTCGACCTGGTGGCCCGCACCCAACCGGGGCCGTTCCTGCCGCGCACCGTGGAACTCGGCACCTACCTCGGTATACGCCGTGACGGCGCGCTCATCGCCATGGCGGGGGAGCGGCTGCACCCGCCGGGCTGGACCGAGATCAGCGCGGTCTGCACCGATCCCGCCTTCCGCGGCGAGGGCCTGGCCACCCGGCTCGTCCTGGCGGTCGCGCACGGCATCCGGGAGCGCGGGGAGACGCCGTTCCTGCACACCAGCGCCGAGAACGGCACCGCGATCCGGCTGTACGAGTCGCTCGGCTTCCGGCTGCGCCGCCGAACGGCGTTCCTCGCGGCCCGGGTGCCGCAACGGCTGGCGGACGGCCGCGCGGCGGCGCCGGTGCCGTGA
- a CDS encoding GntR family transcriptional regulator, translating to MARTTPHDPPPGDDRPLYGRIAALLLDELRDGTIPPGERLPGERHLAARYGVSRETVRQALEVLRRSGLVATDRRGSHATLPGRPVETPESLTFPVGARSADPCAVDRATVTWETPPPEHARALGLAPHRPTLVHRYLSVTPDGRSLRTALTTFSAVVLAEVAELARYRDRADGATPAQLRRAYDWMRKAGLTLHHRDSITQVGDASSVRVTRRVHDQYARPLEITDLVVNAERDALVYEFTLPAAG from the coding sequence ATGGCCCGCACCACCCCGCACGATCCCCCGCCCGGCGACGACCGGCCCCTGTACGGGCGGATCGCGGCGCTGCTGCTCGACGAACTGCGCGACGGCACCATTCCACCGGGTGAGCGGCTACCCGGCGAGCGGCACCTGGCCGCGCGCTACGGGGTCAGCCGGGAGACCGTCCGACAGGCGCTGGAGGTGCTGCGCCGCAGCGGCCTGGTCGCCACCGACCGGCGGGGCAGCCACGCGACACTGCCCGGCCGGCCAGTCGAGACGCCGGAGTCGCTCACCTTCCCGGTGGGCGCCCGGTCGGCGGACCCCTGTGCGGTGGACCGGGCCACGGTGACCTGGGAGACGCCGCCGCCGGAGCACGCGCGGGCGCTCGGCCTGGCCCCGCACCGGCCGACCCTGGTGCACCGCTATCTGTCGGTGACACCGGACGGCCGGTCGCTGCGTACGGCGCTGACGACGTTCTCGGCGGTGGTGCTGGCCGAGGTGGCGGAGCTGGCTCGCTACCGGGACCGGGCCGACGGGGCCACGCCGGCGCAGCTGCGGCGGGCCTACGACTGGATGCGCAAGGCGGGGCTGACCCTGCACCACCGGGACTCCATCACCCAGGTCGGCGACGCCTCCTCGGTGCGGGTGACCCGGCGTGTGCACGACCAGTACGCGCGCCCGCTGGAGATCACCGATCTGGTGGTGAACGCCGAACGGGACGCGCTGGTCTACGAGTTCACTCTGCCTGCGGCGGGTTGA
- a CDS encoding Hsp20/alpha crystallin family protein gives MLMRTDPFRELDRLVERVWGTAAHPAGMPVDAWRDGETFFVELDLPGVDPESIDLDVERNVLTVKAERKPAYDESTETVVTERPAGTFSRQLFLGETLDTEKIEASYEAGVLKLRIPVAEQAKPRKIAISGGSDRKELGG, from the coding sequence ATGCTGATGCGTACGGATCCCTTCCGCGAGCTTGACCGGCTCGTCGAGCGGGTCTGGGGCACGGCCGCACACCCGGCGGGCATGCCGGTGGACGCCTGGCGTGATGGCGAGACGTTCTTCGTGGAGCTGGACCTGCCGGGCGTGGACCCTGAGTCCATCGACCTCGATGTCGAGCGCAACGTCCTGACGGTGAAGGCCGAACGCAAGCCGGCGTACGACGAGAGCACCGAGACGGTGGTCACCGAGCGGCCCGCGGGGACGTTCAGCCGGCAGCTGTTCCTCGGCGAGACCCTCGACACCGAGAAGATCGAAGCCTCGTACGAGGCCGGTGTGCTGAAGCTGCGGATCCCGGTCGCCGAGCAGGCCAAGCCGCGCAAGATCGCCATCAGTGGCGGCAGCGACCGCAAGGAACTGGGCGGCTGA